The following are from one region of the Polaribacter marinaquae genome:
- a CDS encoding ABC-F family ATP-binding cassette domain-containing protein, producing the protein MNYLSVENISKSYGERILFDDISFGINKDQKVAFVAKNGSGKTSILNIIAGLDVPDSGQVVSRKGISIAYLAQKDDINPDLTIEETIFATDNKILSIVNQYEKALKNLDDTDTYQAAFEQMEQFNAWDFETQYKQILSKLKLDDLSLKVGALSGGQRKRLSLAIVLINKPDLLILDEPTNHLDLEMIEWLEAFFAKEKITLFMVTHDRYFLERVCNEILELDEGKIYKYKGNYSYYLQNKEERLALEATNLSKAKSLFKKELDWMRKQPKARTTKSKSRTDDFFAIKEKAHQRRKDHQVQLEINMERLGSKILELHKVHKSWGEKKILDGFDYVFKRGERVGIIGKNGTGKSSFLNIITEKAPLDGGKVVLGETVKFGYYTQAGIQIKEGQKVIEVVKEFGEEIPLAKGRRISASQLLERFLFDKKKQYDFVEKLSGGEQKRLYLCAVLIQNPNFLILDEPTNDLDVVTLNVLENFLLDYPGNLLVVSHDRYFMDKIVDSLFVFRGEGVVENFPGNYSDFRAYDSSLSKDNSEKTTIKKEEKKATKKNTKSALSFDEKREFGALESEIERLQKRKETIEKQFLNVEIATEDIPKKSEELQEIIDNLEAKEERWLELSMKLED; encoded by the coding sequence GTGAATTATTTATCAGTAGAAAACATTTCTAAATCTTACGGAGAACGCATTTTATTCGACGACATCTCTTTTGGTATTAATAAAGATCAAAAAGTAGCTTTTGTTGCAAAAAACGGAAGCGGTAAAACATCAATATTAAATATTATTGCAGGTTTAGATGTACCCGACTCTGGGCAAGTAGTTAGCAGAAAAGGAATTTCTATTGCTTATTTAGCACAAAAAGATGATATCAATCCTGATTTAACAATCGAAGAAACAATCTTTGCAACTGATAATAAAATTCTATCTATTGTAAATCAATATGAAAAAGCGTTAAAAAACTTAGACGACACAGACACTTACCAAGCTGCTTTTGAGCAAATGGAACAGTTTAATGCTTGGGATTTTGAAACACAATACAAGCAAATATTATCTAAATTAAAATTAGACGATTTATCTTTAAAAGTTGGTGCTTTGTCTGGTGGACAAAGAAAACGTTTATCTCTTGCTATCGTTTTAATTAATAAACCAGATTTACTAATTTTAGACGAACCAACAAACCATTTAGATCTAGAAATGATAGAATGGTTAGAAGCTTTTTTTGCTAAAGAGAAAATAACACTTTTTATGGTTACGCATGACCGTTACTTTTTAGAACGCGTGTGTAACGAAATTTTAGAGTTAGACGAAGGTAAAATTTACAAATACAAAGGTAACTACTCTTATTACCTTCAAAATAAAGAAGAACGATTAGCTTTAGAAGCGACAAACTTAAGCAAAGCTAAAAGTTTATTTAAAAAAGAATTAGATTGGATGCGCAAGCAACCAAAAGCTAGAACTACAAAATCGAAATCTAGAACAGATGATTTTTTCGCAATTAAAGAAAAAGCACATCAACGTAGAAAAGACCACCAAGTACAATTAGAAATTAATATGGAACGTTTGGGAAGTAAAATTCTAGAACTACATAAAGTGCATAAATCTTGGGGAGAAAAAAAGATTTTAGATGGTTTTGATTATGTTTTTAAAAGAGGCGAAAGAGTAGGGATCATTGGTAAAAACGGAACAGGAAAATCATCATTTTTAAATATTATCACCGAAAAAGCACCTTTAGATGGTGGTAAGGTAGTTTTAGGTGAAACTGTAAAATTTGGCTACTACACACAAGCTGGTATTCAAATTAAAGAAGGACAAAAAGTAATAGAAGTTGTAAAAGAATTTGGTGAAGAAATTCCGTTAGCTAAAGGAAGAAGAATTTCTGCATCGCAATTATTAGAAAGATTTTTGTTTGACAAGAAGAAACAATATGACTTTGTAGAAAAACTATCTGGTGGAGAACAAAAACGTTTGTATTTATGTGCAGTTTTAATTCAGAATCCTAACTTTTTAATCTTAGATGAGCCTACCAACGATTTAGATGTTGTTACTTTAAATGTTTTAGAAAACTTTCTTTTAGATTATCCAGGAAACCTTTTAGTGGTTTCTCACGACAGATATTTCATGGATAAAATAGTAGATTCATTATTTGTTTTTAGAGGTGAAGGTGTTGTAGAAAATTTTCCAGGTAACTACTCAGATTTTAGAGCTTACGATAGTTCTCTTTCTAAAGACAATTCAGAAAAAACAACAATTAAAAAAGAAGAAAAAAAAGCAACTAAAAAAAATACAAAATCTGCTTTAAGCTTTGATGAAAAAAGAGAGTTTGGCGCTTTAGAAAGTGAAATAGAAAGACTTCAGAAAAGAAAAGAAACAATTGAAAAACAATTTTTAAACGTAGAAATTGCTACAGAAGATATTCCAAAAAAATCTGAAGAATTACAAGAAATTATAGACAATTTAGAAGCAAAAGAAGAGCGTTGGTTAGAACTTTCTATGAAATTAGAAGATTAA
- a CDS encoding GEVED domain-containing protein: protein MKKNTYLKLLFSSIAILMFSFFLSKTIIKKKEKEELLSKRKKLENFIKNSPYKETLTWDKKKRKQNGLPPNRYFEQMWELTINPETGKLDDGELNELRKKIMQKRVSRKTPGNTSNAWEERGPNNVGGRTRVIMFDPNDTSNNTVYAGGVSGGLWKNTNITNANSQWSRVQNVPGNLSVTSITVDPRNSNRWYVGTGEQYTAGDVVGNGVYVTTDGGNNWSAVTIPAAGPDSFDYNASNLFLKGIYYVNDVLAWDNGNSTELFVAVGAHVYGDSSSPKNWLGLQSAGIYRSTNNGSSWSRIESSNLSYSFGGSTYYYIPNDLEVGADNKLWMGTIGSALGEGGGRVYSSTNGSTWTEANASPLTDSNRVELEPSATNGNKIYALTQGVNSPVHIYETTNSFSSITSKALPNDADTGISANDFTRGQAFYDLVIEADPANDNIIYVGGIDLFKSTNGGSSWSQLSHWYGGFGQPNNVHADQHSIAFGNNDASKVLFGNDGGIYYSGNSGNSINSRNNNYNVTQFVKASIGPDGVGDLNGIFSAGAQDNGTQAFRDANTANGINSSEDLSDGDGFYTFVDKDGQYMIATYVFNVIYRFNLPWNGQGRIDGGATTLSSDQSTGDFVNPMDYDSNANRLLSNQSTTSSNSILSINVASNSKGSLTNAALTSSPTAFRASPFENNAWYVGLSNGGLVKLTNVTNNSATFTTVNNPFVGAISSIRLGETANDLIVTIHNYGVTSIWYSSNAGSTWSSKEGNLPNIPVRDFLLNPLAPNEAIIATQLGVWSTENFNDTNPNWSQSYNGMSDVSVTSLDYWNVSGDNTNNKIIASTYGRGVFTGTFTSSSAPDTEAPTTPTNLITNNITENSIQLSWSSSTDNVGVTNYDIYRNGNLLTTVTNTSYTATSLSANTNYNFYVIAKDSAGNSSVKSITVNATTLAPDTTAPTAPTALVSNNKTDTSVNLSWTASTDNVAVTSYDVLNGSTVVGNTANTSFTVNGLTSNTSYSFSVIAKDDAGNISTASNTLTVTTDVTPINYCASQSSNVNDEFISNVQLGSINNNSGAQFYSDFTSISTNLIKGDNYTVTVTPTWTGTKYNEGYAVWIDFNKDGDFTDANEQVLSVAPNQNATVSASFTVPSSALETSTRMRVSMSYNAIPTSCQSFSYGEVEDYTVNIQAASADTIAPIITLNGASTLDLNVGDTYSEQGATATDNVDGNLTSNIIITGNVDTNTAGTYIKNYNVSDNAGNAAAQVSRTINVNTISTNDCVNGVSTFPYTESFEGNLGAWSQSSSDDIDWSINSNGTPSGSTGPSSATNGNSYIFVEASGDGTGYPNKQAILNTPCFDLTNETSANFSFNYHMYGAADMGTIALEISTDNGTNWTNIWSESGNKGNQWLSANINLNAFTGSSIQLRFNRITGSTWQADIALDNIELSSGNSNNNGCTAEVTSFPYNEGFEGNIGSWSQNSNDDLNWIVDANGTPSNSTGPSSATEGNSYLFVEASGNNTGYPTKQAILTSPCFDLSSLSAASFNFNYHMYGATNTGTLDVEISNDNGASWSSIWTESGNKGNQWLSASVDLSAYLGSNIQLRFNRVTGNTWQADVAIDNVSLNNTAASNNISMVNNDNFFNTTDGSFKIYPSPVKTLLNVQLSTNTVNSYKIINSIGQTIKSGKLQNNSIDVSNLKIGMYLLEISDGEEKLIKKFIKI from the coding sequence ATGAAAAAAAACACTTACCTTAAGTTATTATTTAGCTCAATAGCTATTTTAATGTTCTCCTTTTTTTTATCAAAAACAATTATCAAAAAGAAAGAGAAAGAAGAACTATTATCTAAAAGAAAAAAATTAGAAAACTTTATTAAAAACAGCCCATATAAAGAAACATTAACTTGGGATAAAAAGAAAAGGAAACAAAACGGACTGCCTCCTAACAGGTATTTCGAGCAGATGTGGGAACTTACCATAAACCCTGAAACAGGAAAATTAGATGATGGTGAGTTAAATGAGCTTAGAAAAAAGATAATGCAAAAAAGAGTTTCTAGAAAAACCCCAGGAAACACTTCTAATGCTTGGGAAGAAAGAGGCCCAAATAACGTTGGTGGTAGAACAAGAGTTATTATGTTCGACCCAAATGATACTTCTAACAACACCGTTTATGCAGGTGGTGTTTCTGGTGGATTATGGAAAAATACAAACATTACAAATGCAAATTCTCAATGGAGCAGAGTGCAAAATGTACCAGGAAACCTTTCTGTAACCTCCATTACTGTAGATCCTAGAAATTCTAATAGATGGTATGTAGGTACAGGAGAACAATATACCGCAGGAGATGTTGTTGGTAACGGTGTTTATGTTACTACTGATGGTGGTAATAATTGGTCTGCAGTCACAATTCCTGCCGCCGGACCAGATTCTTTTGATTACAACGCTTCTAATTTATTTTTAAAAGGTATTTATTACGTAAACGATGTTTTAGCCTGGGATAACGGAAACTCTACAGAACTTTTTGTTGCCGTCGGAGCTCATGTTTACGGAGATTCTTCAAGTCCGAAAAATTGGTTGGGTTTACAATCTGCTGGTATTTATAGATCTACAAATAATGGTAGTTCTTGGAGTAGAATAGAATCGTCAAACCTATCTTACTCTTTTGGTGGTTCTACTTATTATTACATTCCTAATGATTTAGAAGTTGGTGCAGATAATAAACTTTGGATGGGAACCATTGGTTCTGCTCTTGGCGAAGGTGGCGGTCGAGTTTACAGCTCTACAAACGGATCTACTTGGACAGAGGCAAATGCTTCTCCTTTGACAGATTCTAATAGAGTAGAACTAGAACCATCAGCAACAAACGGAAATAAAATTTATGCTTTAACTCAAGGTGTTAACTCTCCTGTTCATATTTACGAAACAACAAATAGTTTTAGCTCAATTACTTCTAAAGCTCTGCCAAATGATGCAGATACAGGCATTTCTGCAAATGATTTTACAAGAGGTCAAGCATTTTACGATTTAGTAATCGAAGCTGATCCTGCAAATGATAATATTATATACGTTGGTGGAATCGATTTATTTAAATCTACAAACGGAGGTAGTTCTTGGTCTCAATTATCACACTGGTATGGTGGCTTTGGACAACCAAATAATGTACATGCAGATCAACACTCAATTGCTTTTGGTAATAATGATGCTTCTAAAGTTTTGTTTGGTAATGATGGTGGTATTTATTATTCTGGCAACTCGGGTAATTCAATTAACTCAAGAAACAACAACTACAATGTTACACAATTTGTAAAAGCAAGTATTGGACCAGATGGTGTTGGAGATTTAAATGGAATTTTTTCGGCTGGTGCGCAAGACAACGGTACACAAGCTTTTAGAGACGCAAATACAGCAAACGGAATAAATTCTTCTGAAGATTTAAGCGACGGAGATGGTTTTTACACTTTTGTAGATAAAGATGGGCAATACATGATTGCAACGTATGTTTTTAATGTAATTTATAGATTTAATTTACCATGGAATGGCCAAGGAAGGATTGATGGAGGAGCAACAACTTTGTCGAGTGATCAAAGTACTGGTGATTTCGTAAACCCGATGGATTATGATAGTAATGCAAATAGATTATTATCAAATCAATCTACCACAAGTAGTAATTCTATATTAAGTATAAATGTTGCTTCTAACAGTAAAGGATCATTAACAAATGCTGCGTTAACTTCTAGTCCAACAGCGTTTAGAGCCTCCCCTTTCGAAAACAATGCTTGGTATGTTGGTTTATCTAACGGCGGATTGGTTAAATTAACAAATGTTACCAATAATTCTGCAACATTTACAACAGTTAATAATCCTTTTGTTGGTGCAATCTCTTCTATTAGACTTGGAGAAACTGCTAACGATTTAATTGTAACAATACATAATTACGGCGTTACTAGCATTTGGTATTCTTCTAATGCAGGTAGCACTTGGTCAAGCAAAGAAGGAAATCTTCCAAATATCCCGGTAAGAGACTTTTTATTGAATCCTTTAGCACCAAACGAAGCAATTATTGCTACTCAATTAGGTGTTTGGTCTACAGAAAACTTTAATGATACAAACCCTAATTGGTCTCAATCATATAACGGCATGAGTGATGTTAGTGTAACTTCTTTAGATTATTGGAATGTTTCTGGCGATAATACAAATAATAAAATTATAGCTTCTACATACGGTAGAGGTGTATTTACAGGTACATTTACCTCATCATCAGCACCTGACACAGAAGCACCTACCACTCCAACCAACTTAATTACTAACAATATTACAGAAAACTCTATTCAACTTTCTTGGAGCTCATCTACAGACAATGTTGGCGTTACTAATTATGATATCTATAGAAATGGCAACTTACTAACAACTGTTACAAACACAAGTTATACAGCAACAAGCCTAAGCGCCAATACCAACTATAACTTTTACGTTATTGCAAAAGATAGTGCAGGCAATAGTTCTGTTAAAAGCATCACCGTAAACGCAACAACATTAGCACCAGACACAACTGCTCCTACTGCTCCGACAGCGTTAGTTTCAAACAACAAAACTGATACATCTGTAAATTTAAGTTGGACAGCTTCTACAGATAATGTTGCAGTAACTTCTTACGATGTTTTAAACGGAAGTACAGTTGTTGGAAACACCGCAAATACTAGTTTTACCGTAAACGGATTAACCTCAAACACATCATATTCGTTTTCTGTAATAGCAAAAGATGATGCCGGTAATATTTCTACCGCAAGTAATACTTTAACTGTTACAACAGATGTTACTCCTATTAATTATTGTGCATCTCAAAGTTCTAATGTTAATGATGAATTTATAAGTAACGTACAACTTGGTTCCATCAATAATAATTCAGGCGCTCAGTTTTATTCAGATTTTACTAGCATATCAACGAACTTAATAAAAGGTGATAATTATACTGTAACTGTTACACCAACATGGACAGGAACCAAATACAACGAAGGTTATGCAGTTTGGATTGATTTTAACAAAGATGGAGATTTTACAGATGCTAATGAACAAGTTTTATCAGTTGCACCAAATCAAAACGCAACAGTTTCAGCTTCATTTACTGTTCCGTCATCAGCACTAGAAACTTCAACAAGAATGAGAGTTTCTATGAGTTACAATGCTATTCCTACATCTTGTCAAAGTTTTTCTTACGGAGAAGTAGAAGATTATACTGTAAATATTCAAGCAGCATCCGCAGATACAATAGCACCAATAATAACATTAAACGGCGCATCAACTTTAGACTTAAACGTTGGCGACACCTATTCTGAACAAGGTGCAACAGCAACAGATAATGTAGACGGTAATTTAACATCTAACATAATTATTACTGGTAATGTAGACACAAATACAGCAGGAACATATATTAAAAATTATAATGTAAGTGACAATGCAGGAAATGCAGCGGCACAAGTTTCTAGAACAATAAATGTAAATACAATAAGTACTAATGATTGTGTAAACGGAGTATCAACTTTTCCTTATACAGAAAGTTTTGAAGGAAATTTAGGCGCATGGTCTCAATCTTCTTCGGATGATATTGACTGGTCTATTAATTCTAACGGAACGCCTTCTGGGAGTACAGGACCTTCTTCTGCAACAAACGGAAACTCATATATATTTGTAGAAGCATCTGGAGACGGAACAGGTTACCCAAACAAACAAGCTATTTTAAACACACCTTGTTTTGATTTGACTAATGAAACATCTGCAAACTTCAGTTTTAATTATCATATGTATGGTGCTGCAGATATGGGTACAATAGCCTTAGAAATTAGTACAGATAATGGAACAAATTGGACGAACATTTGGAGTGAATCTGGGAACAAGGGTAACCAATGGTTGTCTGCTAATATTAATTTAAATGCATTTACAGGATCTAGTATTCAATTAAGGTTTAATAGAATTACAGGCAGTACTTGGCAAGCAGACATCGCATTAGACAACATCGAATTATCTAGCGGAAACAGCAATAATAATGGTTGTACTGCAGAAGTAACTTCTTTTCCTTACAACGAAGGTTTTGAAGGAAACATTGGTAGTTGGTCTCAAAATTCAAATGATGATTTAAATTGGATTGTTGATGCGAACGGAACACCGTCTAACAGTACAGGTCCTTCTTCTGCAACAGAAGGTAATTCGTATTTATTTGTTGAAGCTTCTGGTAACAACACCGGCTACCCAACAAAACAAGCTATATTAACTTCACCTTGTTTTGATTTATCTAGTTTATCTGCAGCTTCGTTTAATTTTAATTATCACATGTATGGCGCAACAAACACGGGAACTTTAGATGTAGAAATTAGTAATGACAACGGAGCTTCTTGGTCGAGTATTTGGACAGAATCTGGTAATAAAGGAAACCAATGGTTAAGCGCTAGTGTAGATTTATCGGCATACTTAGGTAGTAATATTCAGTTAAGATTTAATAGAGTTACCGGTAATACATGGCAAGCAGATGTTGCCATAGACAATGTAAGTTTAAACAATACTGCAGCCTCTAACAACATTAGCATGGTAAATAATGATAATTTCTTTAACACTACAGACGGATCGTTTAAGATTTATCCAAGTCCAGTAAAGACATTATTAAATGTGCAGTTATCTACTAACACTGTTAATTCGTATAAAATTATCAATTCTATCGGGCAAACAATAAAATCAGGCAAATTACAAAACAACTCAATAGACGTTTCTAATTTAAAAATTGGTATGTATTTGCTAGAAATAAGCGACGGTGAAGAGAAGTTAATTAAAAAGTTTATTAAAATATAA
- a CDS encoding sugar phosphate nucleotidyltransferase, giving the protein MKIIVPMAGIGSRLRPHTLTVPKPLTVIAGKPIVQRLVEDIASVVDEKIEEIAFIIGPAKKGFPANTKNNLLEIAKELGAKGSVYVQEEALGTAHALFCAKDSLNGPCVVAYADTLFKADFKLDSNADGAIWVKQVEDPSAFGVVKLEDGFITDFVEKPKEFVSDLAIIGIYYFKDGDRVRDEIQYLIDNDLKENNEFQLTNVLETLKKDGAKFIPGTVNTWMDCGKKDPTVDTNKQVLDFEHKAGNNLVSKDVVLENSEIIEPCFIGKNVVLKNTKIGPYVSIGENSVVENATITNSLIQTNVLISNAKLDNAMIGNHAKYNGEYTSVSIGDYTELI; this is encoded by the coding sequence ATGAAGATAATAGTACCAATGGCCGGAATAGGTTCTCGTTTAAGACCACATACATTAACAGTTCCTAAACCTTTAACCGTAATCGCAGGAAAGCCAATTGTGCAAAGACTTGTAGAAGATATTGCATCTGTGGTTGATGAAAAAATAGAAGAAATTGCGTTTATTATTGGTCCTGCAAAAAAAGGATTTCCAGCAAATACAAAAAATAATTTATTAGAAATAGCCAAAGAATTAGGTGCTAAAGGTTCTGTTTACGTTCAAGAAGAAGCATTAGGAACCGCGCATGCGTTATTTTGTGCTAAAGATTCATTAAACGGTCCTTGTGTTGTTGCTTACGCAGATACATTATTTAAAGCAGATTTTAAATTAGATTCTAATGCAGATGGTGCAATTTGGGTAAAGCAAGTAGAAGACCCGAGTGCTTTTGGTGTGGTAAAATTAGAAGATGGTTTTATTACCGATTTTGTAGAAAAGCCAAAAGAGTTTGTTTCTGATTTAGCAATAATTGGTATATACTATTTTAAAGACGGTGATAGAGTTAGAGATGAAATTCAGTATTTAATTGACAACGATTTAAAAGAAAATAACGAGTTTCAGCTTACAAATGTTTTAGAAACATTAAAAAAAGACGGCGCTAAATTTATTCCTGGAACTGTAAACACTTGGATGGATTGTGGTAAAAAAGATCCAACAGTAGATACCAATAAACAAGTTTTAGATTTTGAACATAAAGCCGGTAATAATTTGGTATCTAAAGACGTTGTATTAGAGAATTCTGAAATTATAGAACCTTGTTTTATTGGTAAAAATGTTGTGCTTAAAAACACAAAAATTGGTCCTTACGTTTCTATTGGAGAAAATAGTGTTGTAGAAAACGCAACCATAACAAACTCTTTAATACAAACAAATGTTCTAATTTCGAATGCAAAATTAGACAATGCAATGATTGGTAATCATGCAAAATATAACGGTGAATATACTTCAGTAAGTATTGGTGATTATACAGAGTTAATCTAA
- a CDS encoding DUF4292 domain-containing protein produces the protein MRYLKYVLILTLVFTACKSKKLVLDANVKAKEISANKVVRKHVAANFKKETIDAKFKANFNDGKTKQSITVYLKITKDKEIFLKGTKFITVFKAKITPTSIAYYSPYAKNYFEGDFKMLKKILGTEINFEQLQSLFLGQAMLNLKKNKQSVEIVNNSYVLSPVVKDVVVNVFTAVNPNHFKLDFQAITSPLKKENLKIKYPSYKLIDNTVFPSEINITAKQINKTTKIDFTLKSVEFNTALNTSFSLPKGYKRINL, from the coding sequence ATGCGATATCTAAAATATGTATTGATACTAACTTTAGTTTTTACAGCTTGTAAATCGAAAAAGTTAGTTTTAGATGCTAACGTAAAAGCAAAAGAAATTTCTGCAAATAAGGTCGTTAGAAAACATGTTGCAGCAAATTTTAAAAAGGAAACTATAGACGCTAAGTTTAAAGCAAATTTTAATGATGGTAAAACAAAACAAAGTATTACCGTTTATTTAAAAATTACCAAAGACAAAGAAATTTTTTTAAAAGGAACTAAATTTATAACAGTTTTTAAAGCAAAAATTACACCAACATCTATAGCGTACTATTCGCCATATGCTAAGAATTATTTTGAAGGTGATTTTAAAATGCTAAAGAAAATTTTAGGCACAGAAATTAATTTTGAGCAATTACAAAGTTTGTTTTTGGGGCAAGCTATGTTAAATTTAAAGAAGAATAAGCAAAGTGTAGAGATTGTTAATAATTCTTACGTTCTTTCTCCTGTTGTAAAAGACGTTGTTGTTAATGTTTTTACAGCGGTAAATCCTAATCACTTTAAGTTAGATTTTCAAGCAATAACATCACCATTAAAAAAAGAGAATTTAAAAATTAAGTACCCTTCTTATAAATTAATAGATAATACAGTTTTTCCATCAGAAATTAATATCACAGCAAAGCAAATTAACAAAACAACTAAGATTGATTTTACGTTAAAATCTGTTGAATTTAATACAGCATTAAACACATCTTTTTCTTTACCTAAAGGATATAAACGCATTAATTTATAG
- a CDS encoding murein hydrolase activator EnvC family protein, giving the protein MIKFRLHISIFILLFSCLTVFGQTKKELEEQRKRLKKEIVQVNNLLFKEQKREKNVLEDLKDLNQKIDVRQKLIRTINSEAKLLSSEINKNKLELSKLEKELAALKKDYASMIYKSYKSKSQQSRMMFILSSQNFYQAYKRLEYMKQYTSFRKRQGDQIGVQTLIIKKKNDSLLYQKQVKDTLLSVEKDQKEQIELDKKNKEQLISTIKKKERKYKREIQNKINAEKRIAEKIDKIIKDEIAKANRLANAKLKNKPKTTKKNEFVLSPEAKALAARFELNKGKLPWPIEEGLITRRFGKQSHPIYPGITINSTGLHMITKKGKSAQAIFNGKILNVLVTSGGKRNVLIQHGNYITSYNNLEKLYVKKGDNVKTGQKIGQIFTDKVSGKTTLIFVLYKNTTKLNPASWILKR; this is encoded by the coding sequence GTGATAAAATTTCGTTTACACATATCAATTTTTATTTTACTTTTTAGTTGTTTAACCGTATTTGGTCAAACAAAGAAAGAGTTAGAAGAGCAGCGTAAAAGATTAAAAAAAGAAATTGTTCAGGTTAATAACTTGTTATTTAAAGAGCAAAAAAGAGAAAAAAATGTTCTTGAAGATTTAAAAGATTTAAATCAAAAAATAGATGTTAGGCAAAAATTAATAAGAACTATTAATTCTGAGGCTAAATTATTATCATCAGAAATAAATAAAAATAAGTTAGAACTTTCTAAGTTAGAAAAAGAACTTGCAGCACTTAAAAAAGATTATGCAAGTATGATTTATAAGTCTTACAAGAGTAAATCTCAGCAAAGTAGAATGATGTTTATTCTGTCTTCTCAGAACTTTTACCAAGCATACAAACGTTTAGAGTATATGAAACAATATACTTCGTTCAGAAAAAGACAGGGAGATCAAATAGGAGTGCAAACTCTGATCATCAAAAAGAAAAACGACTCTTTATTGTATCAGAAACAGGTTAAAGACACTTTACTATCTGTAGAAAAAGATCAGAAAGAACAAATTGAACTCGATAAGAAAAATAAAGAACAATTAATTTCTACAATTAAAAAGAAAGAGCGCAAGTATAAAAGAGAGATTCAGAATAAAATTAATGCTGAAAAAAGAATTGCAGAAAAAATAGATAAAATAATTAAAGATGAAATTGCCAAAGCAAATAGATTGGCAAATGCAAAACTTAAAAACAAACCAAAAACCACCAAAAAGAACGAGTTTGTTTTATCGCCAGAAGCTAAGGCTTTAGCCGCAAGATTTGAGCTTAATAAAGGTAAATTACCTTGGCCAATAGAAGAAGGTTTAATTACGAGAAGGTTTGGTAAACAATCGCATCCTATTTATCCTGGTATTACAATTAATAGTACAGGTTTACATATGATAACTAAAAAAGGTAAAAGTGCTCAAGCTATTTTTAATGGTAAAATTTTGAATGTTTTAGTAACATCAGGCGGTAAAAGAAACGTTTTAATACAACACGGTAATTATATTACATCGTATAATAATTTAGAAAAATTGTATGTTAAAAAAGGTGATAATGTAAAAACGGGTCAAAAAATAGGGCAAATTTTTACAGACAAAGTTTCTGGTAAAACTACTTTAATATTTGTGTTGTACAAAAACACAACAAAGCTTAATCCTGCTTCTTGGATTCTTAAAAGATAA
- a CDS encoding type 1 glutamine amidotransferase domain-containing protein, whose translation MENLNRKTVAILATNGFEESELSEPKKALEKAGATVEIVSLESGEIKSWNDGNWGKNYKVDKTLDEVSQSDYNALMLPGGVINPDVLRRDKNAVEFVKSFFENHKPVAAICHAPWLLAEAGVLEGRKITSFNSIKTDMINAGANWVDEEVVVDEGLVTSRNPKDLPAFNDKLVEEVYEGKHEAQMA comes from the coding sequence ATGGAAAACTTAAATAGAAAGACTGTTGCGATTTTAGCAACTAATGGATTTGAAGAAAGTGAATTAAGCGAACCAAAAAAAGCTTTAGAAAAAGCAGGAGCAACAGTAGAAATTGTTTCTTTAGAATCTGGAGAGATTAAATCTTGGAACGATGGTAATTGGGGTAAAAATTACAAAGTAGATAAAACTTTAGATGAGGTTTCTCAATCTGATTATAATGCATTAATGTTACCTGGCGGAGTTATAAATCCTGATGTTTTACGTAGAGATAAAAATGCAGTGGAATTTGTAAAATCATTTTTCGAAAATCATAAACCAGTTGCAGCAATTTGTCATGCGCCTTGGTTATTGGCAGAAGCAGGTGTTTTAGAAGGAAGAAAAATTACATCTTTTAATTCTATTAAAACAGATATGATTAATGCTGGTGCAAATTGGGTAGACGAAGAGGTTGTTGTTGATGAAGGTTTAGTAACAAGTAGAAATCCTAAAGATTTGCCAGCTTTTAATGATAAATTAGTAGAAGAGGTTTACGAGGGTAAGCATGAGGCTCAAATGGCATAA